In one Agathobacter rectalis ATCC 33656 genomic region, the following are encoded:
- a CDS encoding MBL fold metallo-hydrolase produces MLELCSIASGSSGNCICVGTDDCHVLIDAGISGKKIENGLNEFDMTATDMHGILVTHEHIDHIAGLGVMARRYHMPIYATKATIGAIKCTKSVGNIDDELFHPIEAGVDFTIGDIEFEPLHISHDAADPVAYRFKNENHAMAVVTDLGTYDDALVSKLQNLDGLLLEANHDINMLQTGAYPYPLKRRIMGDSGHLSNERSGQLLCELLHDKFGSVILGHLSKENNYEKLAYEAVRLEVTMGDNPYKASDFPMYVAKRDRASDRIAVE; encoded by the coding sequence ATGTTAGAATTATGCAGCATTGCCAGCGGCAGCAGTGGAAACTGTATATGCGTGGGTACGGATGATTGTCATGTGCTCATAGACGCGGGCATCAGCGGTAAGAAAATAGAAAACGGACTGAATGAATTTGATATGACTGCCACAGATATGCATGGGATTCTCGTGACACATGAGCATATAGACCATATCGCAGGGCTTGGTGTCATGGCAAGACGCTATCATATGCCGATTTATGCAACAAAGGCCACAATCGGGGCCATAAAATGTACCAAATCCGTTGGAAATATAGATGATGAGCTGTTTCATCCTATTGAGGCAGGCGTCGATTTTACGATAGGTGATATAGAGTTTGAGCCGCTTCACATATCACATGATGCGGCTGATCCTGTCGCGTACAGATTTAAAAACGAAAATCATGCGATGGCAGTCGTGACAGACCTTGGCACGTATGATGATGCACTGGTTTCAAAGCTTCAGAACCTGGATGGGCTGCTGCTTGAAGCCAATCATGATATAAATATGCTGCAGACAGGGGCATATCCGTATCCGCTCAAGCGCAGAATCATGGGTGACAGCGGACATTTGTCGAATGAGAGAAGCGGGCAGTTGTTATGCGAGCTTCTTCATGATAAATTTGGCTCAGTAATACTGGGACACCTTAGTAAAGAAAACAACTACGAAAAGCTGGCGTATGAAGCCGTCAGGCTTGAGGTCACAATGGGAGACAATCCATATAAGGCAAGTGATTTCCCTATGTATGTGGCTAAGAGAGACAGGGCATCAGACCGCATAGCCGTAGAATAA
- a CDS encoding ACT domain-containing protein — translation MDNTKNKVIITVVGKDTVGIIAKVCTYLSEGSVNVLDISQTIVSGYFNMMMIVDMANATASFAEISDQLDALGEEIGVTIKCQKEEIFEMMHRI, via the coding sequence ATGGATAACACAAAGAACAAAGTAATCATCACAGTTGTTGGAAAAGACACAGTAGGAATCATCGCAAAGGTATGTACATATCTGTCAGAGGGCAGTGTAAACGTGCTTGATATCTCACAGACTATCGTTTCAGGTTATTTCAACATGATGATGATTGTGGATATGGCAAATGCTACAGCTTCATTTGCAGAGATTTCTGACCAGCTTGATGCACTTGGAGAAGAAATTGGTGTAACAATAAAGTGTCAGAAGGAAGAAATCTTTGAGATGATGCATCGAATCTAG
- a CDS encoding PFL family protein: MINIGEVIETNDMVEKENLDVRTITLGISLLDCIDSDLAKVNENIYNKITTLAKNLVSTGKEIENNYCIPIVNKRISVTPIALVGGAACKSSEDFVTIAKTLDRAAKEVGVNFIGGYSALVSKGMTKADELLIKSIPQAMLETDLVCSSVNVGSTKTGINMDAVKLIGEMIKETAEVTKHLPVSGCAKFVVFCNAPDDNPFMAGAFHGVTEADAIINVGVSGPGVVKTALEKVRGENFEVLCETIKKTAFKVTRVGQLVAKEASKKLGVPFGIIDLSLAPTPAIGDSVADILCEIGLERAGAPGTTAALALLNDQVKKGGIMASSYVGGLSGAFIPVSEDQGMIDAVNDGALTLEKLEAMTCVCSVGLDMIAIPGDTKATTISGIIADEMAIGMINQKTTACRLLPAIGKDVGDVVEIGGLLGSAPVMPVNRFSCDAFVNRGGRIPAPIHSFKN, translated from the coding sequence ATGATAAATATTGGTGAAGTAATTGAGACCAATGACATGGTGGAGAAGGAAAATCTTGACGTGCGTACAATCACACTCGGTATCAGCCTGCTCGACTGTATAGACTCAGACCTTGCAAAGGTAAATGAGAATATCTACAACAAGATTACAACACTTGCAAAGAATCTTGTATCAACAGGAAAAGAGATAGAGAACAACTACTGTATCCCTATTGTAAACAAACGTATTTCAGTTACACCTATCGCCCTTGTCGGCGGTGCGGCCTGCAAGAGCTCAGAGGATTTTGTTACCATAGCAAAGACACTTGACAGAGCTGCCAAAGAGGTAGGTGTCAACTTCATCGGTGGATACTCAGCACTTGTATCAAAGGGCATGACAAAGGCGGATGAGCTTTTAATCAAATCCATCCCTCAGGCAATGCTTGAGACAGACCTGGTATGCAGCTCTGTAAATGTTGGCTCTACAAAAACCGGAATCAACATGGATGCAGTAAAGCTGATTGGCGAGATGATAAAGGAGACAGCAGAGGTGACAAAACACCTTCCTGTATCAGGCTGTGCCAAGTTTGTAGTATTCTGCAACGCTCCTGATGACAATCCGTTTATGGCAGGAGCCTTCCATGGTGTGACAGAGGCTGATGCCATCATCAATGTAGGTGTCAGCGGACCCGGAGTAGTAAAGACTGCTCTTGAAAAGGTAAGAGGCGAGAACTTTGAGGTGCTCTGTGAGACAATCAAGAAGACAGCCTTCAAGGTTACACGAGTAGGACAGCTTGTGGCAAAGGAGGCTTCAAAGAAGCTTGGAGTGCCATTTGGAATCATAGACCTTTCACTTGCACCTACACCGGCTATCGGAGACTCTGTAGCTGATATTCTCTGTGAGATAGGCTTAGAGAGAGCCGGAGCTCCGGGAACAACAGCAGCACTTGCACTCTTAAACGATCAGGTGAAAAAGGGCGGTATCATGGCATCCTCATATGTCGGCGGACTCTCAGGTGCCTTTATTCCGGTATCAGAGGATCAGGGAATGATAGATGCCGTAAACGATGGTGCACTCACCCTCGAAAAGCTTGAGGCTATGACCTGTGTGTGCTCAGTGGGACTTGACATGATTGCAATCCCGGGCGATACAAAGGCCACCACAATTTCAGGAATTATTGCAGATGAGATGGCTATCGGTATGATAAACCAGAAGACAACAGCCTGCAGACTGCTTCCGGCAATCGGAAAGGATGTAGGTGATGTGGTAGAAATCGGAGGACTCCTTGGAAGTGCACCGGTTATGCCGGTAAACAGATTCTCTTGTGATGCATTTGTAAATCGTGGAGGAAGAATCCCGGCACCTATTCATAGCTTTAAAAATTAG
- a CDS encoding IMP cyclohydrolase: protein MERVSLAKELSSTTYPGRGIVIGRTKDGKKAVTAYFIMGRSENSRNRVFVEDGEGIRTQAFDPSKLEDPSLIIYAPVRVLGNKTIVTNGDQTDTIYELMDKQQTFEQALRTREFEPDAPNYTPRISGIMHIDNGEFNYAMSILKSNNGNPDACNRYTFAYSAPVAGEGHFIHTYMGDGNPLPSFEGEPTWVDIEGDIDEFTDMVWENLNEDNKVSLFVRYIDIATGEYESRIVNKNK, encoded by the coding sequence ATGGAAAGAGTATCATTAGCAAAGGAATTATCAAGCACAACATACCCTGGCAGAGGTATCGTAATCGGCCGCACAAAGGATGGTAAGAAGGCTGTAACAGCATACTTTATCATGGGCAGAAGCGAAAACAGTCGCAACAGAGTATTTGTAGAGGATGGCGAGGGCATCAGAACACAGGCATTTGACCCTTCAAAGCTTGAGGATCCAAGTCTTATCATTTACGCACCTGTAAGAGTGCTTGGCAACAAGACAATTGTCACAAATGGTGACCAGACAGATACTATCTATGAGCTGATGGACAAGCAGCAGACATTTGAGCAGGCATTAAGGACAAGAGAGTTTGAGCCTGACGCTCCTAACTATACACCAAGAATTTCAGGAATCATGCATATTGACAATGGCGAGTTCAATTACGCTATGTCAATCTTAAAGAGCAATAACGGTAATCCTGATGCATGCAACAGATACACATTTGCATACTCAGCACCGGTTGCAGGAGAGGGACATTTCATCCATACATATATGGGCGATGGCAATCCACTGCCAAGCTTTGAGGGTGAGCCTACATGGGTAGACATCGAGGGAGATATCGATGAGTTTACCGATATGGTATGGGAGAACTTAAACGAAGACAATAAGGTATCACTTTTTGTCAGATATATTGATATCGCAACAGGCGAGTATGAGAGCAGAATCGTAAACAAAAACAAATAA
- a CDS encoding phosphoribosylaminoimidazolecarboxamide formyltransferase gives MQEYELKYGCNPNQKPARIFMKEGELPIKVLNGRAGYINFLDAFNGWQLVRELKKATGLPAATSFKHVSPAGAAVGQPLSDVEKKIYWVDDMDIEFTPLANAYIRARGADRMSSFGDFISLSDVCDKSTALVIKREVSDGVIAPGYTDEALEILKAKKNGNYCVIEIDPSYEPAPIERKDVFGITFEQGRNELHIDDDFFSNIVTENKELTEQAKIDLAISMITLKYTQSNSVCYVKGGQAIGIGAGQQSRIHCTRLAGSKADNWWLRQSPQVLGLQFVDGIRRADRDNTIDLYIGEDYMDVLAEGEWQKFFKVKPDVFTAEEKRAWLDKNTDVALGSDAFFPFGDNIERAHKSGVKYVAQPGGSVRDDHVIETCNKYGMVMSFTGIRLFHH, from the coding sequence ATGCAGGAATACGAATTAAAATACGGATGTAATCCAAATCAGAAACCAGCCAGAATATTTATGAAGGAGGGAGAGCTTCCTATAAAAGTGCTTAACGGCAGAGCCGGATATATCAACTTCCTTGATGCCTTTAACGGATGGCAGCTTGTAAGAGAGCTTAAGAAGGCAACAGGTCTTCCGGCCGCAACATCCTTCAAGCATGTTTCACCTGCAGGTGCAGCAGTAGGACAGCCACTTTCAGATGTGGAGAAAAAGATTTACTGGGTTGATGATATGGATATTGAGTTTACACCGCTTGCAAATGCATACATCAGAGCAAGAGGAGCTGACAGAATGTCATCATTTGGTGATTTTATTTCACTTTCAGATGTATGTGACAAGAGCACTGCACTTGTAATCAAGAGAGAGGTATCAGACGGTGTTATCGCTCCGGGCTACACAGACGAGGCTCTTGAGATTTTAAAGGCTAAGAAAAACGGCAATTACTGTGTTATCGAGATTGACCCGTCATATGAGCCGGCACCTATCGAGAGAAAGGATGTATTTGGCATCACATTTGAGCAGGGCAGAAACGAGCTTCATATTGATGACGATTTCTTCTCAAATATTGTGACAGAGAACAAGGAGCTCACAGAGCAGGCTAAGATCGATCTGGCAATCTCTATGATTACATTAAAGTATACACAGTCAAACTCTGTATGCTATGTAAAGGGCGGCCAGGCAATCGGTATCGGAGCAGGCCAGCAGTCTCGTATCCACTGTACCAGACTTGCAGGCTCAAAGGCAGACAACTGGTGGCTTCGTCAGTCTCCACAGGTGCTTGGACTTCAGTTCGTGGATGGTATCAGACGTGCAGACCGCGACAATACTATTGACCTTTATATCGGTGAGGATTATATGGATGTGCTTGCAGAGGGCGAGTGGCAGAAGTTCTTCAAGGTAAAGCCGGACGTATTTACAGCAGAGGAGAAGAGAGCATGGCTTGACAAGAATACAGATGTAGCACTTGGATCTGATGCATTCTTCCCATTTGGTGACAACATTGAGCGTGCTCACAAGAGTGGCGTGAAGTATGTAGCACAGCCGGGTGGATCTGTGAGAGATGACCATGTTATTGAGACATGTAATAAGTACGGTATGGTAATGAGCTTTACAGGAATCAGACTTTTCCATCACTAA
- the addB gene encoding helicase-exonuclease AddAB subunit AddB — translation MSLQFITGNSGNGKTKYLFNRIVKEAKANPRDNYLVIVPEQFTMQTQRQLVDLSENKAIMNIDVLSFKRLAYRVFDELGITNLTVLEETGKNLVLRKLAAQEADKLGVIGRNLNRIGYISEVKSLLSELVQYNISPEELGRYIASGMLSDTLSDKLKDVLVLYEAFEKFMQDKYITAEEILNVLSNVAEESAILRNSVIAFDEFTGFTPIQNQLIKKLFVISKKIYVTLTIDCREDIFKSRGMQELFDMPKRTVKSLTEMAAFYGIEVEEPIILDKNYRLAENEELSFMEQQLFRKRRSSFKKAPKHIHIDCLRDPKQELTKIARRINELVRNENLRYRDIAIVTGDVNIYAGYVREIFDKYNIPYFIDATQEILFHPFIEFIRSIPDIAAQNFSADAVFRFLRCGFTELSASEIDVLENYVLACGVRGKSAWDKKWVRLPKHKAGYDIELLNQSREYIMELLKPVYQVFSDKKSTVKDYVLAIYKLIVLLDIPDKLAKKEQALLDAGDQTASKEYGQIYKIVMQLFEKYVAVLGDECMDAEEFTQILDAGLDAADVAVIPPGYDTVTIGDIERTRLTNIKVMFFAGVNDGIVPKAAGRGGIISQYEREALKELDIELAPGAREQAFIQRFYLYLNMTKPSRELYISYTRLDSEKKAAQPSYLIGILKGMFPELVVTETEDVEQLLDISSRQSALDYLLSNEVDDRWCEIAAAVMFYDASVSDAGDGNEVDDKAFTQKNSVERLINARFEHYSKDPISRNVARSIYGRHMEGSITRFEQFARCAYAHFLNYGLRLTEREESGFTSLDMGNIYHEALERYSKKLDRESTDWFSVTDAKRDELAMEAINEVIDEYAGFGIFDTAESQHSISHMKAVFKQTVWALTTQIRRGSFVPERFEFSFYESLDMANDVTVDIKGRVDRTDTYTDEDRLFVKVLDYKSGNTVFDLVKLYYGTQLQLAVYMDAVMEQKKEALKQVSVEPGGMLYYHIDDPVIDLKDVTPGTELSEEEINQMILKKLKPDGLINSDEKAYRGMDRDFEKSSDVIPVTLKKDQTPAAGSKVANAEEFDVITRFAREKLREIGREIYDGNVDVNPIKNKKIDSCAYCAFQAICRYDSRIPGFSERSFNGDNKEDVLDKMRTQIAAAEHEACYGDNNIKP, via the coding sequence ATGTCATTACAGTTTATCACAGGTAATTCAGGAAACGGAAAAACAAAATATCTCTTTAACAGGATAGTGAAAGAGGCAAAGGCAAACCCAAGGGACAATTATCTTGTAATAGTGCCTGAGCAGTTTACAATGCAGACGCAGAGACAGCTTGTAGATTTGTCGGAGAATAAAGCTATCATGAATATAGATGTGCTAAGCTTTAAGCGCTTAGCCTACAGAGTGTTTGATGAGCTTGGAATCACAAATCTCACGGTGCTTGAGGAGACAGGTAAGAACCTTGTACTCAGAAAGCTTGCGGCACAGGAGGCGGATAAGCTTGGCGTAATAGGCAGAAACTTAAACCGCATCGGCTATATAAGCGAGGTGAAGTCACTGCTTTCGGAGCTTGTGCAGTACAATATATCACCTGAGGAGCTCGGAAGATATATTGCCTCAGGCATGCTATCGGATACACTTTCAGATAAGCTTAAGGATGTGCTCGTGCTATACGAAGCATTTGAGAAGTTTATGCAGGACAAATATATCACTGCAGAGGAAATACTTAATGTGCTTAGCAATGTGGCGGAGGAGTCTGCAATTCTTAGAAATTCAGTCATTGCATTTGATGAATTTACCGGATTTACACCTATACAGAACCAGCTCATCAAAAAGCTCTTTGTCATTTCAAAGAAAATATATGTAACGCTCACAATAGACTGTCGTGAGGATATCTTTAAGAGCAGAGGCATGCAGGAGCTGTTTGACATGCCAAAAAGGACAGTGAAATCACTCACCGAAATGGCAGCGTTTTATGGCATAGAAGTCGAGGAACCTATTATCCTTGATAAAAACTACCGGCTTGCAGAAAACGAAGAGCTAAGCTTTATGGAACAGCAGCTTTTCAGAAAACGAAGAAGCTCCTTTAAAAAAGCACCAAAGCACATTCATATAGACTGTCTGCGTGACCCGAAGCAGGAGCTGACAAAGATAGCCAGAAGAATTAATGAGCTTGTAAGGAACGAAAACCTGCGTTACCGAGATATTGCTATAGTCACAGGAGATGTGAATATATATGCAGGTTATGTGCGTGAAATATTTGACAAATACAATATTCCTTACTTTATCGATGCCACACAGGAGATACTTTTCCATCCGTTTATTGAGTTTATCAGGTCAATACCCGATATTGCGGCACAAAATTTCTCGGCAGATGCGGTGTTCAGATTTTTGCGGTGCGGCTTTACGGAGCTTTCGGCCAGTGAAATAGATGTACTTGAAAACTACGTGCTCGCCTGTGGAGTAAGAGGTAAAAGCGCATGGGACAAAAAGTGGGTCAGGCTGCCAAAGCATAAGGCAGGCTATGACATTGAGCTTTTAAACCAAAGCAGGGAGTATATAATGGAGCTGCTAAAGCCGGTATATCAGGTGTTTTCCGATAAAAAGTCAACGGTAAAGGACTATGTGCTCGCTATATATAAGCTGATAGTTTTGCTTGATATACCTGATAAGCTTGCAAAAAAGGAGCAGGCACTGCTTGATGCAGGGGACCAGACCGCATCAAAGGAATATGGACAGATATACAAAATAGTCATGCAGCTCTTTGAAAAATATGTGGCGGTGCTGGGCGATGAATGCATGGATGCAGAGGAATTTACACAGATACTGGATGCAGGACTGGATGCGGCAGATGTAGCAGTCATACCGCCGGGATACGACACTGTGACCATCGGAGATATTGAGAGAACGCGTCTGACCAACATAAAGGTCATGTTTTTTGCAGGCGTAAACGATGGGATTGTGCCAAAGGCAGCAGGAAGAGGCGGCATCATATCACAGTATGAGAGAGAGGCACTTAAGGAGCTGGATATAGAGCTTGCGCCTGGGGCAAGGGAGCAGGCATTTATACAGAGGTTTTATCTGTATCTGAACATGACAAAGCCATCCAGGGAGCTTTATATCAGCTATACGAGACTTGACAGTGAAAAAAAGGCTGCCCAGCCATCGTACCTCATAGGTATATTAAAGGGGATGTTTCCGGAGCTTGTCGTGACTGAGACAGAGGATGTAGAACAGCTTTTGGATATATCAAGCAGGCAGAGTGCTCTGGATTATCTGCTGTCAAATGAGGTGGATGACAGATGGTGCGAGATTGCAGCAGCAGTGATGTTCTATGACGCATCAGTCAGTGATGCAGGGGACGGTAATGAAGTAGACGATAAAGCATTTACTCAAAAAAATTCTGTGGAGCGGCTCATCAATGCAAGGTTTGAGCATTATTCAAAGGATCCGATTAGCCGAAATGTGGCAAGAAGCATATACGGCAGACACATGGAGGGCAGTATCACGCGCTTTGAGCAGTTTGCCAGATGTGCATATGCGCATTTTTTAAATTATGGATTGAGGCTTACAGAGCGTGAGGAGAGCGGCTTTACATCTCTTGATATGGGTAATATATACCATGAAGCACTGGAAAGATACAGTAAGAAGCTTGATAGGGAGAGTACTGACTGGTTTAGCGTGACAGATGCAAAAAGGGATGAGCTTGCGATGGAAGCAATAAATGAGGTGATTGATGAGTATGCAGGCTTTGGCATATTTGATACAGCGGAAAGCCAACATTCGATATCACATATGAAGGCGGTCTTTAAGCAGACAGTATGGGCACTTACAACCCAGATACGAAGAGGCAGCTTTGTGCCTGAGAGGTTTGAGTTTTCTTTTTACGAGAGCCTTGATATGGCAAATGATGTGACGGTTGATATAAAGGGACGCGTGGACAGGACTGACACATATACGGATGAGGACAGGCTTTTTGTGAAGGTACTGGATTACAAGTCGGGAAATACAGTTTTTGACCTGGTGAAGCTGTACTATGGCACGCAGCTTCAGCTTGCAGTGTACATGGACGCTGTCATGGAACAAAAGAAAGAGGCGCTAAAGCAGGTAAGTGTGGAGCCGGGCGGTATGCTGTACTATCACATCGACGATCCTGTAATTGATTTAAAGGATGTGACACCGGGCACTGAGCTGTCTGAGGAAGAAATCAATCAGATGATATTAAAGAAGCTCAAGCCTGACGGGCTTATCAACTCGGACGAAAAGGCATACAGAGGCATGGACAGGGACTTTGAGAAAAGCTCTGACGTAATCCCTGTCACCTTAAAAAAGGATCAGACACCGGCTGCAGGCTCAAAGGTGGCAAACGCCGAAGAGTTTGATGTGATAACAAGGTTTGCGCGAGAGAAGCTTCGCGAGATAGGAAGAGAAATATACGATGGAAATGTTGACGTCAATCCTATCAAGAACAAGAAAATAGACAGCTGCGCATATTGCGCTTTTCAGGCCATATGCAGGTATGATTCAAGGATACCGGGCTTTAGCGAAAGAAGCTTTAACGGTGACAATAAGGAAGATGTACTTGATAAAATGCGTACACAGATTGCAGCGGCAGAGCATGAAGCATGCTATGGAGATAATAATATAAAGCCATAA